Proteins found in one candidate division WOR-3 bacterium genomic segment:
- a CDS encoding site-specific DNA-methyltransferase codes for MQFSDNEIRDINRYLEQGKPLPEKYRFLLFEDKREVELVWNGKTNEVCNVVLPFQVIEQVDEPRAEKDINIQGSLFDVDFRGRQLKGWTNKLIWGDNKLILSSLKNGPMREEIEKQGGIKLIYIDPPFDVGADFSMDIEIGDDTFTKKPNVLEELAYRDTWGKGADSFIAMIYERLSLMRDLLAEDGSIYVHSDYRVNSHVRLILDEIFGKDLFQNEVIWCYRGMAVSKNHYVRRHDNIYFYTKAKAYPFYWDRITEPLTESTVDKYRYEDEKGRKFRLHGRNIQGSPIQNHTDIDIKWLKRNPELCRVDYLDEKKGTKPRDWFLMDYINVMSSERVDYPTQKPESLLERIVKASSNKGDLVADFFCGSGTTLAVAEKLGRKWIGSDLGKFAIHTTRKRIIGVQRQMKEAGKNYRAFEILNLGKYERQHYIGVNPNLREEEKKKQIEQKEQHFTELILHAYRAQSVDGFRVFQGKKANRLVAIGPINLPVTRLFVEEIILECREKHITKVDVLAFEFEMGLFPNIQEEAKNKGIDLAMKYIPRDVFDKRAIEKNQVVFHDVSYIEVKPHFKKNAVAVELTDFSVFYNQDSIANAESNLKNGSNKIVVENGQIIKVSKDKNGITSREILTKKWTDWIDYWSVDFDFESKREIVQIKNVNGETEEVWTGDFIFENEWQSFRTKKDRSLELKSVFKEYDVGRNKIAVKVVDIFGNDTMKIIEVTIGGKR; via the coding sequence ATGCAATTTTCAGATAATGAAATCAGGGACATAAATCGATATCTTGAGCAGGGAAAACCTCTTCCGGAAAAATATCGCTTTTTACTTTTTGAAGACAAAAGAGAAGTTGAGTTGGTTTGGAATGGCAAAACAAACGAAGTATGCAACGTTGTTTTACCGTTTCAGGTGATTGAGCAGGTGGATGAACCGCGCGCAGAAAAGGACATTAATATCCAGGGATCCCTTTTTGATGTGGATTTTCGCGGACGGCAATTGAAAGGCTGGACGAACAAGCTCATTTGGGGCGATAACAAATTGATTTTGAGCAGTCTCAAAAATGGCCCCATGCGCGAAGAGATCGAAAAGCAAGGAGGGATAAAACTCATTTACATTGACCCGCCGTTTGACGTAGGTGCGGATTTTTCAATGGATATTGAAATCGGCGATGACACGTTTACCAAAAAACCCAACGTGTTAGAGGAATTGGCCTATAGGGATACTTGGGGAAAAGGTGCAGATAGCTTTATCGCTATGATTTATGAGAGATTGAGTTTAATGCGGGATTTATTGGCGGAGGATGGGAGTATTTATGTTCATAGTGATTATCGGGTAAATAGCCATGTAAGACTTATTCTTGATGAAATATTTGGAAAGGATTTATTCCAAAATGAAGTGATTTGGTGTTATCGGGGGATGGCTGTTTCAAAGAATCATTATGTTAGAAGGCATGACAATATTTATTTTTATACAAAGGCAAAAGCATACCCTTTCTATTGGGATAGGATAACAGAACCATTAACTGAATCTACTGTGGATAAATATAGGTATGAAGATGAAAAAGGTCGAAAATTTCGACTGCACGGTAGAAATATTCAAGGTAGTCCTATCCAAAATCATACCGATATTGATATAAAATGGTTGAAAAGAAATCCTGAATTATGTAGAGTTGACTATTTAGATGAAAAAAAAGGTACAAAGCCGAGAGATTGGTTTTTAATGGATTATATAAATGTAATGTCTTCTGAAAGAGTTGACTACCCAACACAAAAGCCAGAATCTTTACTTGAAAGAATAGTCAAAGCCTCTTCTAATAAAGGCGATCTTGTTGCAGATTTCTTCTGTGGTTCTGGTACTACACTAGCCGTTGCAGAAAAACTCGGCAGAAAGTGGATTGGTTCTGATTTGGGTAAATTTGCAATTCATACCACCCGCAAGCGCATAATCGGCGTTCAGCGACAGATGAAAGAAGCGGGTAAAAATTACAGAGCTTTTGAAATTCTCAACCTCGGCAAGTACGAACGCCAGCATTATATCGGTGTGAATCCAAATTTGCGCGAAGAAGAAAAGAAAAAACAAATTGAGCAGAAAGAACAGCATTTCACCGAATTAATTTTGCATGCCTACCGCGCCCAAAGCGTTGATGGATTCCGGGTATTTCAGGGGAAAAAGGCAAATCGACTCGTGGCCATCGGTCCGATTAATTTGCCCGTGACCCGTCTTTTTGTCGAAGAGATCATTCTCGAGTGTCGGGAAAAACATATCACCAAAGTGGATGTCCTGGCGTTTGAATTTGAAATGGGTCTTTTCCCGAATATTCAGGAGGAGGCGAAAAACAAAGGTATTGACCTGGCCATGAAATATATTCCCCGGGATGTTTTTGACAAAAGAGCTATTGAGAAAAATCAGGTAGTATTTCATGACGTTTCTTATATCGAGGTGAAACCTCATTTCAAGAAAAATGCCGTAGCAGTGGAATTGACCGATTTTTCTGTTTTTTACAATCAGGATTCGATTGCTAATGCAGAATCGAATCTGAAAAACGGAAGCAATAAAATTGTCGTGGAAAATGGACAGATAATTAAAGTCTCAAAGGATAAAAACGGGATAACTTCCCGCGAAATATTAACGAAAAAATGGACGGACTGGATTGATTACTGGTCGGTCGATTTTGACTTTGAAAGCAAACGCGAGATCGTGCAGATAAAAAATGTGAATGGCGAGACAGAGGAGGTTTGGACAGGGGATTTTATTTTTGAGAATGAATGGCAATCCTTCCGCACAAAAAAAGACCGCTCTCTTGAATTAAAAAGCGTATTTAAGGAATATGACGTTGGCCGGAATAAAATCGCGGTCAAGGTCGTGGATATTTTCGGGAATGATACGATGAAAATCATTGAAGTTACTATCGGGGGGAAAAGATAA